A genomic window from Periweissella cryptocerci includes:
- the dprA gene encoding DNA-processing protein DprA — protein MQLREFLLALTLIPELGIASRQKIWHWLQQENQVELPLTASLMIEIIGANTKQVTVLHDYYLSAEHFKAMAAQDAYITIIDEVYPVALREIYHAPLVLFYRGDLRALQLPLVALVGARQATHYGAEVLHYLMPAVQAAGIGVVSGLARGTDYTVHSVAIAHRAVPIGVIGTGIDVAYPKSSAFLQEKVASTGLLLSEYPNGSQPLKHHFPERNRIIAGLARATVVIEAQERSGSLITANLALQENRNVLAVPGPVNEPSSRGCNELIKAGAVCVTTPIDIIDEVLAY, from the coding sequence ATGCAATTACGAGAATTTTTATTGGCCTTAACACTTATTCCAGAACTTGGTATCGCAAGTCGTCAAAAGATTTGGCATTGGTTACAGCAGGAAAATCAAGTGGAATTGCCGTTAACGGCTTCATTGATGATTGAAATAATTGGTGCGAACACAAAACAAGTTACAGTGCTACATGATTACTATTTATCTGCGGAACATTTTAAGGCGATGGCAGCGCAAGACGCTTACATTACAATTATTGATGAAGTCTATCCAGTGGCGTTACGGGAGATTTATCACGCACCTTTAGTGTTATTTTACCGTGGGGATTTGCGGGCGCTCCAGTTGCCGCTTGTAGCATTAGTTGGTGCACGGCAGGCGACACATTATGGCGCAGAGGTGTTGCACTATTTGATGCCAGCGGTGCAAGCGGCCGGGATTGGTGTCGTTAGTGGGTTAGCACGGGGGACAGATTATACAGTCCATTCAGTGGCAATCGCACATCGCGCGGTACCGATTGGAGTGATTGGTACGGGCATAGATGTAGCATATCCAAAAAGTTCAGCATTCCTTCAAGAAAAAGTCGCAAGTACTGGGTTATTATTAAGTGAGTATCCAAATGGTAGTCAGCCCTTGAAGCATCATTTTCCCGAACGCAACCGAATTATTGCAGGGTTGGCGCGAGCCACGGTCGTTATCGAGGCGCAGGAACGTTCCGGAAGTTTGATTACCGCTAATTTGGCATTGCAGGAAAATCGCAATGTCTTAGCGGTACCCGGGCCGGTGAATGAACCATCATCACGGGGATGCAACGAATTAATTAAAGCCGGCGCAGTTTGCGTAACCACGCCAATAGATATTATTGATGAAGTCTTAGCATATTAA
- the topA gene encoding type I DNA topoisomerase, producing the protein MATAKKTTTKRKKNLVIVESPSKAKTIEKYLGSTYKVVASLGHVRDLPKSQMGVDVENHFEPKYISIRGKGDVIKGLRKEAKAAKKVYLASDPDREGEAIAWHLSHLLDLDIEDDNRVVFNEITKDAVKDAFKTPRSIDMNLVDAQQARRILDRLVGYSISPVLWKKVKKGLSAGRVQSIALDLIIKREKEIEAFVPEEYWTLDTEFKKDKTNFKANFYGLNGKKAPLPDNDAVQAVLAKIDQAGDFDITNVVRKERKRQPQPPFTTSTMQQTANTQLNFRTRKTMMAAQQLYEGINLGGKEGTVGLITYMRTDSTRISEIAKHDASKFIHEEYGEDFAAIKPREVKNQEGAQDAHEAIRPSSVFRTPASIKDKLTNDQFKLYSLIWSRFVASQMTPEVLDTMTVTIEQNGVTFRANGSKTKFAGFTKAYPSAKEKDNVLPDIEIGDNVTLSTTNPDQHFTQPPARYSEAALIKALEENGVGRPSTYAPTLDTIQRRNYVKLEARRFEPTEIGMIVEDVIKDFFPDIIDIKFTAKVEEELDNVEVGNEEWVKVIENFFGPFSKEVQEAEENLEKITIKDEPAGFNCELCGAPMVVKLGRYGKFFACSRFPDCRNTKAVVKEIGMLCPTCGIGQVVERKSRRNRVFYGCSRYPECEFTSWDKPLARNCPHDDHFLVEKKVKGGKQVVCPNGDYEEDVQK; encoded by the coding sequence ATGGCGACAGCTAAAAAAACTACAACAAAACGCAAGAAAAACTTGGTCATTGTGGAATCACCATCAAAGGCCAAGACCATTGAAAAATACCTTGGTAGCACCTATAAAGTTGTGGCATCGCTAGGCCACGTGCGTGATTTGCCAAAATCACAAATGGGTGTTGATGTTGAAAATCACTTTGAACCTAAATACATTTCAATTCGCGGTAAAGGCGATGTTATCAAGGGCTTACGTAAAGAAGCCAAAGCTGCTAAAAAAGTTTATCTCGCAAGTGACCCGGATCGCGAAGGGGAAGCCATTGCTTGGCACTTAAGTCACTTACTTGATTTGGATATTGAAGATGATAACCGGGTGGTGTTTAACGAAATTACCAAAGACGCCGTTAAGGATGCCTTTAAAACACCCCGCTCAATTGATATGAATTTGGTGGATGCCCAACAAGCGCGGCGGATTCTTGACCGCTTGGTTGGTTATTCAATTTCACCAGTGCTGTGGAAGAAAGTCAAAAAAGGCTTATCTGCGGGTCGGGTACAATCAATTGCGTTGGATTTAATTATTAAGCGTGAAAAAGAAATTGAAGCCTTTGTGCCAGAAGAATACTGGACACTTGATACCGAATTTAAAAAAGATAAAACTAATTTTAAAGCGAATTTCTATGGCTTGAATGGTAAAAAAGCACCGTTGCCTGATAATGATGCTGTGCAAGCAGTCTTGGCCAAAATTGACCAAGCGGGTGATTTTGATATTACTAATGTGGTGCGCAAGGAACGTAAGCGCCAACCACAACCACCATTTACGACTTCCACGATGCAACAAACGGCCAATACCCAGTTGAATTTCCGGACACGGAAAACGATGATGGCTGCGCAGCAATTGTATGAAGGAATTAATTTGGGCGGAAAAGAAGGTACCGTTGGGTTAATTACCTATATGCGGACTGATTCAACCCGGATTTCAGAAATTGCCAAGCATGATGCGTCAAAGTTTATCCATGAAGAATACGGTGAAGATTTCGCCGCAATCAAACCACGTGAAGTCAAAAACCAAGAAGGTGCCCAAGATGCCCACGAAGCAATTCGGCCATCTTCAGTATTCCGCACACCAGCTTCAATCAAAGACAAGCTGACTAATGATCAATTTAAATTGTATTCATTAATCTGGTCACGTTTTGTTGCCAGTCAAATGACACCTGAAGTTTTGGATACGATGACAGTAACAATCGAGCAAAATGGGGTCACATTCCGCGCTAATGGTTCAAAAACTAAATTTGCCGGGTTTACAAAGGCATATCCATCAGCTAAGGAAAAAGATAACGTCTTGCCCGATATTGAAATCGGCGATAACGTTACCTTGAGTACGACCAATCCAGATCAACACTTTACTCAACCACCTGCACGTTATTCTGAAGCCGCATTAATCAAAGCGTTGGAAGAAAACGGTGTTGGTCGACCATCAACCTACGCACCAACGTTGGACACTATTCAACGACGTAACTATGTGAAGTTGGAAGCCCGGCGCTTTGAACCAACCGAAATTGGGATGATTGTGGAAGATGTCATCAAAGACTTCTTCCCAGACATCATTGATATTAAATTTACGGCCAAGGTCGAAGAAGAACTTGATAATGTCGAAGTTGGGAATGAAGAATGGGTCAAAGTCATCGAAAACTTCTTCGGTCCATTTTCTAAAGAAGTCCAAGAAGCTGAAGAAAACTTGGAAAAGATCACGATAAAAGATGAACCAGCTGGATTCAACTGTGAACTTTGTGGTGCCCCAATGGTCGTTAAGCTCGGTCGTTACGGAAAATTCTTTGCTTGTTCACGTTTTCCAGATTGTCGGAATACCAAGGCCGTCGTCAAAGAAATTGGGATGCTTTGTCCTACGTGTGGCATCGGGCAAGTAGTTGAACGTAAATCACGTCGCAACCGGGTATTTTATGGTTGCTCACGTTACCCTGAATGTGAATTCACTTCATGGGATAAGCCATTGGCACGTAACTGTCCACACGATGATCACTTCTTGGTCGAAAAGAAGGTCAAGGGCGGCAAGCAAGTTGTTTGTCCAAATGGCGATTACGAAGAAGATGTGCAAAAATAA
- a CDS encoding cation:proton antiporter, giving the protein MASFYVIILVMVGVLIAQLIGGNLNKIPLAFIQIAIGIGLSFIPLLNHFEMEPKLFLLVIIAPLMFNDSQNINLKSILRHFKSTFTLAVILAVLTIVLIGFVVNWRVAVFTLPLAIALGSIVAPTDAVAVKSVTATTVMPKHVMQSLEYESLFNDASGLVIFDLALSVIMTNEFSFSEGLSNFAYVFFGGLLVGLVAGLIIVNLRAQLMAKEITDTGVMIPLSILTPFAVYMLAEHLGVSGILGVVATGMVQAFFHTRLRLTSTRMQVVNTEIWDIISDILNGFVFILLGVMLPTVMVQMYNVSPQLMPMSFTVALLIYVLMVAIRYLFVRLNLADQHWPKDAKGLDAILFGLGGVHGTITLAMALSLPLTLHGAAFPYRDEIIFIAANVILISLLVPAVVFPRILPAKVESVTLDELQAKREEMIQFSLHRLKETGIDNTIQSAVSDNLLTQNGFKEGNREEIQRLLEGVNEVSTDTIMNAIDEGNLPKSAIKVLRQSLRHTSSKQKITVKTFKHAFKVWRHRVHKRRYLKLKDKYKGRRVEKFKQREPERYQKISDRIELTKQVQAAVEAATQQYLEAQTTEDNLTEINTVYSAYQVRWRQFNRTREGADVQLDDAQLHEAYVQAFQFEYQYVTDSLNAGIINNALAKKLQEVISSSEMVQFSSGNLSDED; this is encoded by the coding sequence ATGGCAAGTTTTTACGTAATAATTTTAGTTATGGTGGGTGTGCTCATCGCCCAACTGATTGGTGGTAATCTGAATAAAATTCCGTTAGCGTTTATTCAAATTGCCATCGGGATTGGGTTGAGTTTTATCCCACTTTTGAATCACTTTGAAATGGAACCAAAATTGTTCTTGTTAGTAATAATTGCGCCATTGATGTTTAATGATAGCCAAAATATTAATTTGAAATCAATTTTGCGCCACTTCAAATCAACGTTTACCTTGGCAGTAATATTAGCCGTACTAACGATTGTCTTAATTGGTTTTGTCGTTAATTGGCGGGTGGCGGTCTTTACACTGCCATTAGCGATTGCCCTTGGGTCGATTGTTGCACCAACAGATGCAGTGGCAGTCAAGTCAGTTACTGCCACAACGGTGATGCCCAAGCACGTGATGCAGTCGTTGGAATATGAATCATTATTCAACGATGCATCCGGTTTAGTGATTTTTGATTTAGCATTATCCGTAATTATGACAAATGAGTTTTCGTTTAGCGAGGGCTTGAGTAATTTCGCTTATGTTTTCTTTGGCGGTTTATTGGTCGGCTTGGTGGCCGGGTTGATAATCGTTAATTTACGTGCCCAGTTGATGGCCAAAGAAATTACAGATACAGGTGTGATGATTCCATTGAGTATTTTGACACCTTTTGCAGTTTATATGTTGGCAGAACATTTGGGCGTGTCTGGGATTTTAGGGGTGGTTGCTACAGGAATGGTGCAAGCGTTTTTCCACACGAGATTACGCTTAACCTCAACCCGGATGCAAGTGGTGAACACCGAAATTTGGGATATTATCAGTGATATTTTAAATGGATTTGTATTCATTTTACTAGGGGTGATGTTGCCTACAGTAATGGTGCAAATGTATAATGTTTCACCGCAATTAATGCCTATGAGTTTTACCGTTGCTTTACTCATCTATGTGTTGATGGTTGCGATACGGTATTTATTTGTACGTTTAAATTTGGCTGATCAACACTGGCCAAAAGACGCTAAAGGACTCGATGCGATTTTATTTGGTTTAGGTGGTGTGCACGGAACAATTACTTTGGCGATGGCCTTGTCATTACCGCTCACACTCCATGGGGCAGCATTCCCATACCGCGATGAAATAATTTTTATCGCTGCAAATGTAATTCTCATTAGTTTACTGGTACCAGCGGTTGTTTTCCCACGGATATTACCGGCCAAAGTTGAATCGGTGACCTTGGATGAATTGCAAGCTAAACGCGAAGAGATGATTCAGTTTTCACTCCATCGGTTAAAGGAAACTGGTATTGATAATACGATTCAGTCAGCCGTGAGCGATAACTTGTTGACACAAAATGGTTTCAAAGAAGGTAATCGTGAAGAAATCCAACGCTTGCTTGAAGGTGTGAATGAAGTTTCTACGGATACCATTATGAATGCCATTGATGAGGGTAATTTGCCTAAAAGTGCGATTAAAGTATTACGACAAAGTTTACGTCACACCAGTAGTAAACAAAAAATTACAGTTAAAACGTTTAAACACGCCTTTAAAGTGTGGCGGCATCGGGTGCATAAACGCCGCTACCTTAAGTTAAAAGACAAATATAAGGGACGCCGAGTTGAAAAGTTTAAACAACGCGAACCAGAGCGCTATCAAAAAATTTCTGATCGAATTGAATTGACCAAACAAGTGCAAGCAGCAGTTGAAGCTGCCACGCAACAATATTTGGAAGCTCAGACAACCGAGGATAATTTGACAGAAATTAATACGGTTTATAGTGCTTACCAAGTACGTTGGCGCCAATTTAACCGCACACGGGAAGGTGCTGATGTACAACTCGATGACGCACAGTTGCATGAAGCATATGTCCAAGCATTCCAGTTTGAATATCAATATGTTACAGATAGTTTGAATGCAGGAATTATTAATAATGCCTTGGCTAAGAAGCTTCAAGAAGTGATTTCAAGTTCTGAAATGGTGCAGTTCTCATCTGGTAACTTGAGTGATGAAGACTAA
- a CDS encoding tyrosine-protein phosphatase, with amino-acid sequence MIDIHSHLLPNIDDGSPSLAASLDLAQQAVADGVTHVLMTPHHMNEKYENPKASVIAATAAFQAELDANEIPLTVFPSQEIRLTRGLLDELAAGELLGADENAKYLLIEFPDNVVPDYAGQYFYELQRLGHTPIIAHPERNTAIINNPELLKDLLKQGALAQLTASSYVGTFGTMVAEFAEQLVAANWVNFVVSDAHVLPGRKYEMTAALQKLGSQRAAEYEANAKAAVNGTPIKRAPMAASLTKPSLFKRLFSK; translated from the coding sequence ATGATTGATATTCATAGTCACTTATTACCAAATATTGATGATGGTTCACCATCATTAGCGGCAAGCTTAGATTTGGCACAACAAGCGGTGGCCGATGGGGTGACCCATGTATTAATGACTCCCCATCACATGAATGAAAAATATGAAAACCCCAAAGCCAGTGTAATAGCGGCAACAGCAGCGTTCCAAGCAGAATTGGATGCTAATGAAATACCACTGACCGTTTTTCCAAGTCAAGAAATTCGACTAACACGGGGGTTATTGGATGAATTAGCTGCTGGTGAGTTGCTCGGTGCGGACGAAAATGCTAAGTATCTCTTAATTGAGTTCCCTGATAACGTAGTGCCAGACTATGCTGGACAATATTTCTATGAATTACAACGGTTGGGACATACACCAATTATTGCCCACCCAGAGCGGAATACAGCGATTATTAATAATCCCGAGTTGCTAAAGGATTTACTTAAACAAGGCGCATTAGCACAGCTCACCGCTAGTTCGTATGTGGGGACTTTTGGCACAATGGTTGCGGAATTTGCCGAACAGTTGGTAGCAGCGAACTGGGTTAATTTTGTTGTCTCAGATGCGCACGTCTTGCCCGGACGTAAATACGAAATGACCGCGGCGTTACAAAAGCTCGGCTCACAACGGGCAGCTGAATATGAAGCAAATGCAAAAGCGGCCGTTAACGGTACACCAATTAAACGGGCACCTATGGCAGCAAGCTTAACGAAACCAAGTTTATTCAAACGTTTATTTAGTAAATAA
- the recO gene encoding DNA repair protein RecO: protein MVNRFDGIIMYRRDYRERDLLVKILTRQAGKRMFMLKNAKRPSYPLAGDVLPFTLGQYEGKLNPKGLSFLDTAIQTTHFKNITEDIVINAYFTYIIGLLDAAFEDGQPMERWFDMTVSALAKLDAGMDPQVIANIFAIQLLGAFGVQPELRTCVLCGRNDMQLDYSEKFNGLICARHWDEDEHRLDLSAKAVFYIQQFSVVDLAKVNSINVSAPTKANIQKFIDLLYENSVGIHIRAKRFLDQMTKWQNVLIKREKGDEEQ, encoded by the coding sequence ATGGTAAATCGCTTTGATGGCATCATCATGTATCGGCGTGATTATCGCGAGCGTGATTTATTAGTTAAAATTTTGACACGCCAAGCAGGTAAGCGAATGTTTATGCTGAAAAATGCAAAGCGGCCAAGCTATCCACTCGCTGGTGACGTGCTACCGTTTACGTTAGGTCAATATGAAGGTAAGCTGAATCCAAAAGGTTTGTCCTTTCTCGATACGGCAATCCAAACGACACATTTTAAAAACATTACCGAAGATATTGTGATTAATGCCTATTTTACGTATATCATCGGCTTGTTGGATGCTGCATTTGAAGATGGCCAACCGATGGAGCGTTGGTTTGACATGACGGTATCAGCATTAGCCAAACTCGACGCGGGGATGGATCCACAAGTGATTGCTAATATTTTTGCAATTCAGTTGTTGGGGGCATTTGGGGTTCAACCAGAGTTACGGACGTGTGTACTATGCGGTCGTAACGATATGCAGCTAGATTATTCCGAAAAATTTAACGGCTTGATTTGTGCGCGTCACTGGGACGAAGATGAGCACCGCCTAGACTTATCAGCTAAGGCAGTCTTCTATATTCAACAGTTTAGTGTGGTTGACTTGGCGAAGGTTAATTCAATTAATGTCAGTGCACCCACAAAAGCCAATATCCAAAAATTCATTGATTTGTTGTATGAAAATTCAGTGGGAATTCATATTCGTGCAAAACGCTTCTTGGATCAAATGACCAAGTGGCAAAATGTTTTGATTAAACGTGAAAAAGGTGATGAAGAGCAGTGA